One Setaria viridis chromosome 3, Setaria_viridis_v4.0, whole genome shotgun sequence DNA window includes the following coding sequences:
- the LOC117848632 gene encoding uncharacterized protein, which translates to MEAPLHQSPVPLPLPPPQEEAVIGAALLRQAEAARAMMAAAAAAQHQHQQPPPAAAMGREQCPRCASRDTKFCYYNNYNTAQPRHFCRACRRYWTLGGSIRNVPVGGSTRKRPRPARPTRALAAATAAAATTPASSAPFDTSSSSSPVAPAAALQGGLLGSLLLGSASASTLLALGAAPLLEGRLGFGPGLGQPALLAGANAAAGDLSRLDFGGAGPLLWPAAATVLEGDRAFPLPPPAAALWQKELAAAAPPPVEAGGLHHGGSPHLLL; encoded by the coding sequence ATGGAGGCGCCGCTGCACCAGTCCCCCGTGCCactgccgctcccgccgccgcaggaggaggcggtgatcggcgccgcgctgctgcggcaggcggaggcggcgcgcgcgatgatggcggccgccgccgccgcccagcaccagcaccagcagcctccgccggcggcggcgatggggcggGAGCAGTGCCCGCGGTGCGCGTCGCGGGACACCAAGTTCTGCTACTACAACAACTACAACACGGCGCAGCCGCGGCACTTCTGCCGCGCCTGCCGCCGCTACTGGACGCTGGGCGGGTCCATCCGCAACGTCCCCGTCGGGGGATCCACGCGCAAGCGCCCGCGCCCCGCGCGACCCacccgcgccctcgccgccgccaccgccgccgcagcgaccACGCCGGCCTCCAGCGCTCCCTTCGacaccagctcctcctcctcccctgtggcgccggcggcggccctgcAGGGTGGCCTCCTcggctcgctgctgctgggctcggcctcggcgtcgACGCTGCTCGCGCTCGGCGCGGCGCCGCTGCTCGAGGGCCGGCTCGGCTTCGGCCCCGGCCTTGGTCAGCCAGCGCTGCTAGCCggcgccaacgccgccgccggcgacctgtCCAGGCTGGACttcggcggcgcggggccgcTGCTGTGGCCCGCCGCGGCGACGGTCCTGGAGGGCGACCGCGCGTTCCCGCTccccccgcccgccgctgcgCTGTGGCAGAaggagctcgccgcggcggcgccgccgccggtggaggcCGGCGGGTTGCACCACGGCGGCTCCCCGCACCTGCTCCTGTGA
- the LOC117848832 gene encoding B3 domain-containing protein_Os12g40080: MRKYFTRCKECIVHHYWKHMDDWGKSFLNVMIGDYVVIDKDYAVKHLPHEDQTITLCHPSNIKKWHASFKVNTDGTCILSLGSSDFFRDNGLQEGDISIFEVLKSQTRTTVAVHLPKRYRLPEGVTSSESSVYEDTKPQYAVSHKTRLDNQQKRKVVKKVKAIQSETPILVFFKGLSGDYKMGLKKDWAVKYLPHEEQPLTLRRRKKGAAHTKSGKLNS; the protein is encoded by the exons ATGAGGAAATATTTCACAAGATGCAAGGAATGCATTGTACATCATTATTGGAAACACATGGATGATTGGGGAAAGAGTTTTCTCAATGTTATGATTGGTGATTATGTG GTAATTGATAAGGATTATGCTGTCAAGCATCTTCCACATGAAGATCAGACCATCACACTTTGCCATCCTAGCAACATCAAGAAATGGCATGCCAGTTTCAAGGTCAACACAGATGGTACATGCATTCTTTCTCTTGGCTCATCAGACTTTTTTCGTGACAATGGGTTGCAAGAAGGTGATATTTCTATATTCGAAGTATTGAAGAGCCAGACAAGGACCACAGTGGCAGTCCATCTGCCTAAAAGATACCGTCTACCAG AAGGAGTTACATCTTCTGAAAGTTCTGTGTATGAAGATACCAAGCCTCAGTATGCAGTCTCACATAAAACCCGTTTAGATAATCAGCAGAAGAGGAAAGTAGTAAAAAAGGTCAAAGCTATTCAGTCAGAAACCCCAATTCTTGTGTTTTTCAAGGGGCTTAGTGGGGATTACAAGATG GGCCTGAAAAAAGATTGGGCTGTAAAGTATCTCCCACACGAAGAGCAACCACTGACACTTCGACGGCGTAAGAAGGGCGCTGCTCATACTAAGAGTGGGAAGCTAAACTCCTGA
- the LOC117850725 gene encoding uncharacterized protein, producing MQRLTSLRSLFIFVCDALRQLPEQLGELCSLADLVIVDVPALTHLPESMRRLTSLRYLNLASCVASTQLPESLGELSALLRVGIQSCSGLTSLPRFIGRLTGPEELTINKCPELVRRCREGLGEDWHLISHVPELRLLD from the coding sequence ATGCAGCGCCTCACATCCCTCCGATCCCTCTTCATATTTGTATGCGATGCCCTCCGCCAGCTGCCTGAGCAACTCGGGGAACTCTGCTCCCTTGCTGACCTTGTAATAGTGGACGTACCTGCCCTGACTCACCTTCCTGAGAGTATGCGGCGCCTCACATCACTTCGATATCTCAACTTGGCTAGTTGTGTCGCATCGACCCAGCTTCCAGAGTCACTAGGCGAACTTTCTGCCCTTCTAAGAGTCGGGATCCAGAGCTGTTCCGGCCTTACATCCTTGCCCCGCTTCATTGGACGCCTTACTGGTCCAGAGGAATTGACGATAAACAAATGCCCAGAGCTGGTTAGGCGTTGCAGGGAAGGACTTGGGGAGGATTGGCACCTTATCTCCCACGTTCCAGAATTGAGGCTACTGGACTAG
- the LOC117848831 gene encoding uncharacterized protein: MHLSLWKPLSHCAAVLLAKNHRRRGGGGGWHGGHGNNSHRDDPSSFLRQLRDALDAASEDGSLCPPPDAAGADADAAVSRSRSLARLRAQRDFLRATALAAAAGPFRSISDLPLLAHAIATFLAMYPDYASTADVDRLRVDHYSHLDAPGAGRVCLDYCGFGLFDSSWDSSSSSFTLHELNANLSNHALYGGAEPGTVENDIKERILEYLNVPASEYALVFTVSRGSAFRLLAECYPFESNRRLLTMFDHESQSVNWMAQSARAKGAKTRAAWFRWPTLKLCSTELRKEIVGKKKGRRRDAAVGLFVFPAQSRVTGAKYSYQWMALAQQNGWHVMLDAGALGPKDMDSLGLSLFRPDFIITSFYRVFGSDPTGFGCLLIKKSVIGSLQGRNGCNASGMVRIVPVFPQYLSDSVDGFDAFDGLEDDSGINKDEKPASNAQNGSQLPAFSGVYTSAQVRETFESDPGRDSSSDRDGASTIFEETESISMGEVMRSPAFSEDCSSENSFWVDVGQSPLGSEKSGQFKKGKLGSPLPSSWFNGRKCNKRMSPNLTSRISRSPLYDGHVISFDAAVLSVSQDTDCLKEDPEEEIFENGRRNHFRQVSEIQEEPEVEEVACQHAMNGGAEHKESAIRRETEGEFRLLGGRDGNSRFTGGRLFGVEEIDGGLSMGRRVSFSTEANIIADRLNRASDAAEASGYTFRDDEGCASDGYDDAQDWGRREPEIICRHIDHVDMMGLNRTTLRLRYLINWLVTSLLQLKLPDSKGGDGVPLVHIYGPKIKYERGAAVAFNVKQSDGTFVNAEVVQKIAEKNGISVGIGFLSHIKLDMNQKQLNGTLDIPEASFYKNGRRDNKKVTVRVEVVTASLGFLTNFEDVYKMWAFVAKFLDPSFLESERLTISADHLEGQT; the protein is encoded by the coding sequence ATGCATCTGTCGCTATGGAAGCCGCTCTCCCActgcgccgccgtcctcctcgccaagaaccaccggcgccgcggcggcgggggcggctggCACGGTGGCCACGGCAACAACAGCCACCGTGACGATCCGTCCTCCTTCCTCCGGCAGCTGCGGGACGCGCTCGACGCGGCGTCGGAGGACGGCTCCCTctgcccgccgccggacgccgccggaGCCGATGCGGACGCCGCCGTGTCCCGCTCCCGTTCCCTGGCGCGCCTCCGCGCGCAGCGGGACTTCCTGCGCGCCacggccctcgccgccgccgctggcccgtTCCGGTCGATCTCCGACCTCCCGCTGCTCGCCCACGCCATCGCCACCTTCCTCGCCATGTATCCGGACTACGCCTCAACTGCCGATGTCGACCGCCTCCGCGTCGACCATTACTCCCACCTTGATGCCCCCGGCGCCGGCAGGGTCTGTCTAGACTACTGCGGCTTTGGCCTCTTCGACTCCAGCTGGGattcctcctcgtcatcctttACATTGCACGAGCTCAATGCCAATTTGAGCAACCATGCACTCTATGGCGGTGCTGAGCCTGGCACCGTGGAGAATGATATCAAAGAGCGCATTTTGGAGTACCTGAATGTGCCAGCCAGCGAGTATGCGCTGGTGTTCACAGTGAGTCGTGGGTCAGCATTCCGGCTGCTTGCTGAGTGCTACCCCTTCGAGAGCAACAGGAGGCTGCTGACGATGTTCGACCATGAGAGCCAATCGGTCAACTGGATGGCGCAGAGTGCACGGGCAAAGGGTGCCAAGACACGCGCCGCGTGGTTCCGCTGGCCAACGCTGAAGCTGTGCTCGACGGAGCTGCGGAAGGAGATCGTGGGCAAGAAgaaggggcggcgacgggatgCTGCAGTTGGGTTGTTTGTGTTCCCTGCACAGTCTCGAGTGACCGGTGCCAAGTACTCCTACCAGTGGATGGCGCTGGCACAGCAGAATGGGTGGCATGTGATGCTTGATGCCGGTGCACTTGGTCCCAAGGACATGGATTCGCTGGGGCTCTCGCTGTTTCGGCCAGACTTCATTATAACCTCGTTCTACAGGGTGTTTGGTTCAGACCCGACTGGGTTCGGTTGCCTTCTGATCAAGAAGTCAGTAATTGGGAGCTTGCAGGGGAGAAATGGGTGTAATGCATCGGGGATGGTGAGGATTGTTCCTGTGTTTCCACAGTATCTCAGTGACTCGGTTGATGGATTCGATGCATTTGATGGGCTTGAAGATGACTCGGGCATTAACAAAGATGAAAAACCAGCTTCTAATGCTCAAAATGGGTCACAGCTGCCAGCATTTTCAGGTGTCTACACGTCTGCTCAGGTTAGAGAGACTTTTGAGAGTGATCCTGGTCGTGACAGCAGCTCGGATAGGGATGGGGCAAGCACCATCTTTGAAGAAACTGAGAGCATCTCTATGGGCGAGGTCATGAGGAGTCCAGCATTCAGTGAGGACTGTTCATCAGAGAACTCTTTCTGGGTTGATGTTGGCCAGAGCCCATTGGGGTCAGAGAAATCTGgccagttcaagaaggggaaaCTGGGATCACCATTACCATCTTCTTGGTTCAATGGAAGAAAGTGTAACAAGAGGATGTCACCAAACTTAACTTCTAGGATATCTAGAAGCCCACTTTATGATGGCCATGTGATTTCCTTTGATGCAGCTGTGCTATCAGTCTCGCAAGATACAGACTGCCTCAAGGAAGACcctgaagaagaaatttttgagAATGGCCGGAGAAACCATTTCAGGCAGGTTAGTGAGATCCAAGAGGAGCCTGAGGTCGAAGAGGTGGCATGCCAACATGCTATGAATGGTGGTGCAGAGCACAAAGAAAGCGCGATAAGGAGGGAGACAGAAGGGGAGTTCCGGCTGCTGGGAGGGAGGGATGGCAACAGCAGATTTACTGGGGGGCGACTCTTTGGTGTTGAAGAGATTGATggaggtttaagcatggggcgCAGAGTTTCATTCAGCACAGAGGCTAATATTATTGCTGACAGGTTGAATCGAGCCTCAGATGCTGCTGAAGCTTCTGGATATACGTTCCGTGATGATGAAGGTTGTGCAAGTGATGGATATGATGATGCTCAGGACTGGGGCAGGAGGGAGCCAGAGATAATTTGCAGGCACATCGATCATGTTGATATGATGGGGCTCAACAGAACTACCCTTAGGTTAAGGTACCTGATCAATTGGCTAGTAACTTCACTTTTGCAGCTAAAGTTGCCAGACTCAAAAGGTGGTGACGGAGTCCCTCTTGTCCACATCTACGGTCCCAAGATTAAGTATGAAAGGGGAGCAGCTGTTGCTTTTAATGTGAAGCAAAGTGATGGAACATTTGTTAATGCTGAAGTTGTTCAAAAGATTGCTGAGAAAAATGGTATATCTGTTGGCATTGGTTTTCTGAGTCATATAAAATTAGATATGAACCAGAAACAGTTAAATGGCACGCTTGATATACCTGAGGCTTCGTTTTATAAGAATGGCCGCAGAGACAATAAAAAAGTGACTGTAAGAGTTGAAGTTGTGACTGCTTCACTTGGCTTCCTTACTAATTTTGAAGATGTTTACAAGATGTGGGCTTTTGTTGCCAAGTTCTTAGATCCTTCATTTCTTGAAAGTGAGCGCCTTACCATTTCTGCTGACCACTTGGAAGGACAAACTTGA